In one Bradyrhizobium cosmicum genomic region, the following are encoded:
- a CDS encoding MBL fold metallo-hydrolase → MWRIVWAALVLFGAHLSSALAQQPQRSECLAMANAAPRVMPVAFRQAAAAAEVQITYAGHSTYYIDTPGGLRIATDYSGAYQFGRLPDVATMNRAHSTHYTLFPDKRIPHVLHGWSEDGKPAIVSERIGDTFVRNVTTDIRRYFGDDAGADMIRDGNSIFIFEVAGLCIGHLGHLHHKLDDSHFAQIGRLDIVMVPIDGTYTMSLGGVAEITKRLRASVVLPMHRFATPLDDFLRGIGQQFEIDRRSERSFRMSRDALPTTPTMIVLDGV, encoded by the coding sequence ATGTGGCGAATAGTTTGGGCGGCTCTGGTGCTGTTCGGCGCGCACCTCTCGTCTGCTCTCGCCCAGCAGCCCCAGCGCAGCGAATGCCTGGCGATGGCCAACGCAGCGCCTCGCGTCATGCCGGTGGCGTTCCGTCAGGCGGCAGCCGCGGCCGAGGTCCAGATCACCTATGCCGGCCATTCCACCTATTACATCGACACGCCCGGCGGCCTGCGCATCGCCACCGACTATAGCGGCGCCTATCAGTTCGGCCGGCTGCCCGATGTCGCCACGATGAACCGCGCGCACAGCACCCACTACACGCTGTTTCCCGACAAGCGCATTCCGCATGTGCTGCATGGCTGGAGCGAGGACGGCAAGCCGGCCATCGTGTCGGAACGCATCGGCGACACCTTCGTCCGTAACGTCACCACCGATATCCGCCGCTATTTCGGCGACGATGCCGGCGCCGACATGATCCGCGACGGCAATTCGATCTTCATCTTCGAAGTTGCGGGCCTCTGCATCGGTCATCTCGGCCATCTCCACCACAAGCTCGACGACAGCCACTTCGCCCAGATCGGGCGGCTCGACATCGTGATGGTGCCGATCGACGGCACCTACACCATGTCGCTGGGAGGCGTCGCCGAGATCACCAAACGGCTGCGTGCGTCCGTGGTGCTGCCGATGCACCGCTTCGCGACCCCGCTCGACGATTTCCTGCGCGGCATCGGCCAGCAGTTCGAGATCGATCGCCGCAGCGAGCGTTCCTTCCGGATGTCGCGCGATGCGCTGCCGACCACGCCGACGATGATCGTCCTCGACGGCGTCTGA
- a CDS encoding permease, translating to MSSATALSWFARHELRLAWREWFAMMTGGRRKRTRAAVIGLVCFAALLHLPAWAVIGRFADLQLPLDKSSLIVITATIFLAWTLMLSQAIESVTRVFYARADLDLIMSSPARLTNLFSVRIAAIALTVTVLALLFSTPFIDALVFGGGARWLAAFGVVVAMGLSAAAVAIAVTILMFRLIGPARTRFVAQILAAIIGAGFVIALQVAAIMSYGTLSRITILTSGTFAEHAPDVDSIWWWPARAALGDTEALLLLLALGLVLLGSVMAMFSGRFADTAIDAAAYGRSGSKRAKQRPFRSGSRQQALRRKEFSLLWRDPWLVSQTLMQLLYLVPPALLLWRSFADSSAAVTLITPVIVMAAGQLAGGLAWLTISGEDAPDLVATAPLTPSSVIRAKIEVVLIAIAVIFCPLIAALAFASPFQAAVSAAAVIISAASATAIQLWFRVQARRSQFRRRQTSSRLATFAEAFSSIGWAASAALLLALPLAGLISGLITAGLVAITWKFSPKHD from the coding sequence ATGAGCTCGGCGACCGCGCTCTCCTGGTTTGCGCGCCACGAGTTGCGTCTCGCCTGGCGCGAATGGTTCGCGATGATGACCGGCGGCCGGCGCAAGCGGACGCGTGCTGCCGTGATCGGCCTGGTGTGCTTCGCAGCCCTGCTGCATCTGCCGGCCTGGGCCGTGATCGGCCGCTTCGCCGACCTGCAGCTGCCGCTCGACAAATCCTCGCTGATCGTGATCACGGCGACGATATTCTTGGCTTGGACGCTGATGCTGTCGCAGGCGATCGAATCGGTGACGCGGGTGTTTTACGCCCGCGCCGATCTCGACCTCATCATGTCCTCGCCGGCGCGGCTCACCAATCTGTTCTCGGTGCGCATCGCCGCGATCGCACTCACCGTCACGGTGCTGGCGCTGCTGTTCTCGACACCTTTCATCGACGCGCTCGTGTTCGGCGGCGGCGCGCGCTGGCTTGCGGCGTTCGGCGTCGTCGTCGCCATGGGCCTGTCGGCCGCGGCGGTCGCGATCGCCGTCACCATCCTGATGTTCCGCCTGATCGGCCCGGCGCGGACGCGCTTCGTGGCCCAGATCCTCGCCGCGATCATCGGCGCCGGCTTCGTGATTGCGCTGCAGGTCGCCGCGATTATGTCCTATGGCACGCTGTCGCGCATCACCATCCTGACATCAGGCACCTTTGCCGAACACGCTCCTGATGTCGACAGCATCTGGTGGTGGCCGGCGCGGGCGGCCTTGGGCGACACCGAGGCGCTGTTGCTGCTTCTGGCGCTCGGGCTCGTGCTGCTCGGAAGCGTCATGGCGATGTTCTCGGGCCGCTTCGCCGACACCGCGATCGATGCGGCCGCCTACGGCAGGTCCGGCAGCAAGCGGGCCAAGCAACGCCCGTTCCGGAGCGGATCGCGGCAACAAGCGCTGCGGCGCAAGGAATTTTCGCTGCTGTGGCGCGATCCCTGGCTGGTCTCGCAAACCCTGATGCAGCTACTTTATCTGGTGCCGCCGGCGCTGCTGCTGTGGCGCAGCTTCGCCGACAGCTCCGCGGCGGTGACCTTGATCACGCCCGTTATCGTCATGGCGGCGGGACAACTCGCCGGTGGCCTCGCCTGGCTGACGATCTCAGGCGAAGACGCGCCCGACCTGGTCGCAACCGCGCCGCTGACACCGTCCAGCGTCATCCGCGCCAAGATCGAAGTGGTGCTGATCGCGATCGCCGTGATCTTCTGCCCGCTGATTGCCGCCCTGGCATTCGCCTCGCCATTCCAGGCCGCCGTCAGCGCCGCTGCCGTCATCATCAGCGCGGCCTCCGCGACCGCGATCCAGCTTTGGTTCCGGGTGCAGGCCCGGCGCAGCCAATTCCGCCGCCGCCAGACCTCGTCGCGGCTCGCGACCTTTGCCGAGGCCTTCTCCTCGATCGGCTGGGCCGCCAGTGCCGCCCTGCTGCTCGCGTTGCCGCTGGCCGGCCTCATCAGCGGCCTGATTACCGCCGGTCTCGTCGCCATCACCTGGAAGTTCAGTCCAAAGCACGATTAA
- a CDS encoding ABC transporter ATP-binding protein: MKPDNSALEVRGLTKRFDRLAVDSLDLTIHAGEFYALVGPNGAGKTTTLRMVAGLLRPDAGAVSIFGIDALANPVAAKQVMAWVSDEPMIYDKLTPLEYLEFVAGLWGIAPSISEPVAQELLGSLGLHPHRHERCEGFSKGMRQKVALAGALVHGPRLIILDEPLTGLDAVSARHVKGLLSERVQAGCTIIMTTHILEVAERMADRIGVIASGRLVAEGTLTELRQQNGHADTSLEDLFIALVTLQEAA; this comes from the coding sequence ATGAAGCCGGACAACTCGGCGCTCGAAGTCCGAGGGTTAACGAAGCGTTTTGACCGTTTGGCGGTCGATAGCCTCGATCTCACCATTCACGCCGGAGAATTCTACGCGCTGGTCGGCCCCAACGGGGCCGGCAAGACCACCACTTTACGCATGGTTGCAGGCCTGCTCAGGCCCGATGCCGGCGCGGTCTCGATCTTCGGCATCGATGCGCTCGCAAATCCGGTCGCCGCCAAGCAGGTGATGGCGTGGGTCTCCGACGAGCCGATGATCTACGACAAGCTCACGCCGCTCGAATATCTGGAATTCGTCGCCGGCCTCTGGGGCATCGCGCCATCGATCTCGGAACCGGTCGCGCAGGAGCTGCTCGGCTCGCTCGGGCTCCATCCGCACCGGCACGAACGCTGCGAGGGCTTCTCCAAGGGCATGCGCCAGAAGGTCGCTCTCGCCGGCGCGCTGGTGCACGGCCCTCGCCTGATCATTCTCGACGAGCCGCTGACCGGACTCGATGCGGTCTCTGCCCGTCACGTGAAGGGCCTGCTGAGCGAGCGCGTCCAGGCGGGCTGCACCATCATCATGACGACGCATATTCTCGAAGTTGCCGAACGCATGGCCGACCGCATCGGCGTGATCGCCTCGGGCCGTCTGGTCGCCGAAGGAACACTCACCGAATTGCGCCAGCAGAACGGCCATGCCGACACCAGCCTGGAAGATCTCTTCATCGCGCTGGTGACGCTCCAGGAAGCCGCATGA
- a CDS encoding branched-chain amino acid ABC transporter permease, producing MLDFVQQLVSGVALGCVYGLIALGFVLVYKATEVVNFAQGDLMMLGGFFAFTFIGMMGLNYWIGFAGAVAAMALFGMLAERVVVRPILGYPQFSIIMATIGLGYFLRSIAGMIWGTDDLKIETPFSQGVLRIGSLVLAYDKLSVIAATMILCTLLWLFFNKTTLGTAMRASSENMLAAYYMGIPVKRVVSIVWAISAAVATCAGVLLAPITFIHSNVGLVLGLKAFPAAVLGGFGSIPGAVVGGVLIGVIESMAGFYLAEGWKDVAPYIVLLAVLLLKPEGLFGLHVRKKV from the coding sequence ATGCTGGATTTCGTTCAGCAGCTGGTCAGCGGAGTTGCGCTCGGCTGCGTTTACGGCCTGATCGCGCTCGGCTTCGTGCTCGTCTACAAGGCCACCGAGGTCGTCAATTTCGCCCAGGGCGATCTGATGATGCTGGGCGGCTTCTTCGCCTTCACCTTCATCGGCATGATGGGCCTGAACTACTGGATCGGCTTTGCCGGTGCTGTGGCGGCGATGGCGCTGTTCGGCATGCTGGCGGAGCGCGTGGTGGTGCGGCCGATCCTCGGCTATCCGCAGTTCTCCATCATCATGGCGACCATCGGGCTCGGCTACTTCCTGCGCTCGATCGCCGGCATGATCTGGGGCACCGACGATCTCAAGATCGAGACGCCGTTCAGCCAGGGCGTGCTGCGCATCGGCTCGCTGGTGCTGGCCTACGACAAGCTCTCGGTGATCGCGGCGACGATGATCCTGTGCACATTGCTCTGGCTGTTCTTCAACAAGACCACGCTCGGAACCGCGATGCGCGCCAGTTCCGAGAACATGCTGGCGGCCTATTACATGGGGATTCCGGTCAAGCGGGTGGTGTCGATCGTCTGGGCAATCAGCGCGGCGGTGGCGACCTGCGCCGGCGTGCTGCTGGCGCCGATTACCTTCATCCACTCGAATGTGGGCCTCGTGCTCGGCCTGAAGGCGTTTCCGGCGGCGGTGCTCGGCGGCTTCGGCTCGATCCCCGGTGCGGTCGTCGGCGGGGTCTTGATCGGCGTGATCGAGAGCATGGCCGGCTTTTATCTCGCCGAGGGCTGGAAGGATGTCGCGCCCTATATCGTGCTGCTCGCCGTGCTCTTGCTCAAGCCCGAGGGCCTGTTCGGCCTTCACGTCCGCAAGAAGGTCTGA
- a CDS encoding branched-chain amino acid ABC transporter permease, with protein MRFLFKTDYEDDIRLFPHSGYIVSYGVLLAVLLIAPYVLSSYLMSQLVFVCIYATVGVALMILTGFTGQASLGHAAFLAIGAYTAAYLQKYNVPFPVYFLAAGALTGLIGAMVGFPALRLQGIYLVIATISFALIVEEILARWESVTNGNEGMRVKTLSLLGVAVPRDSPTFYFLCLAVLVLTIVGTLNLLRSPTGRAFVAIRDSETAARSMGVNVALYKVKSFAISAAITGFAGVLFAHKLSFISPEMFTLQLSIEFIIVILIGGSFSLHGAVLGAIFIVMIDPFLTYLKDDMPGIIAGIAATFGAGAATAGNIQSKVAAFASLNGLKGAIYGIIIVLFVLFEPLGLYGRWLKIKLFFQLFPLYKRATFKRQKIYVKSERNR; from the coding sequence ATGCGCTTCCTGTTCAAGACCGACTATGAGGACGACATCAGGCTGTTTCCGCATTCGGGCTACATCGTCTCCTACGGCGTCCTGCTGGCCGTGTTGCTGATCGCGCCCTACGTGCTCTCCAGCTATCTGATGAGCCAGCTCGTCTTCGTCTGCATCTACGCCACCGTCGGCGTGGCGCTGATGATCCTGACCGGCTTTACGGGGCAGGCCTCGCTCGGCCATGCCGCGTTTCTCGCGATCGGCGCCTATACGGCGGCGTACTTGCAGAAATACAACGTGCCCTTTCCGGTCTACTTCCTCGCCGCAGGCGCCCTGACCGGCCTGATCGGTGCGATGGTCGGTTTCCCCGCGCTCCGGCTCCAGGGCATCTATCTCGTCATCGCCACCATCTCCTTCGCCTTGATCGTGGAGGAAATCCTGGCGCGCTGGGAGAGCGTCACCAACGGCAACGAGGGCATGCGGGTCAAGACGCTCTCGCTGCTCGGCGTCGCGGTGCCGCGCGACAGCCCGACCTTCTATTTCCTCTGCCTCGCCGTGCTGGTGCTGACCATCGTCGGCACGCTCAATCTGCTGCGATCGCCGACCGGCCGCGCCTTCGTCGCGATCCGCGACAGCGAGACGGCCGCGCGCAGCATGGGCGTCAATGTCGCGCTCTACAAGGTGAAGTCGTTCGCGATCTCGGCGGCGATCACCGGCTTTGCCGGCGTGTTGTTCGCGCACAAGCTCTCCTTCATCTCGCCGGAGATGTTCACGCTGCAGCTCTCGATCGAGTTCATCATCGTGATCTTGATCGGTGGCTCCTTCAGCCTGCACGGGGCGGTGCTGGGCGCGATCTTCATCGTGATGATCGACCCGTTCCTGACCTATTTGAAGGACGACATGCCCGGCATCATCGCCGGCATCGCCGCGACGTTCGGGGCAGGGGCAGCGACTGCGGGCAATATCCAGTCCAAGGTCGCGGCCTTCGCCTCGCTCAACGGCCTCAAGGGCGCGATCTACGGCATCATCATCGTGCTGTTCGTGCTGTTCGAGCCGCTCGGGCTCTACGGCCGCTGGCTGAAGATCAAACTCTTCTTCCAGCTGTTCCCGCTGTACAAGCGCGCCACCTTCAAGCGGCAGAAGATCTACGTGAAGTCGGAGCGGAACAGATGA
- a CDS encoding ABC transporter ATP-binding protein produces the protein MSYFRAENLSLHFGGLKAVDAVSFAVERGEILSIIGPNGAGKSSIFNLISRIYRPTSGRIFFEDQDITEQPPYDIARLGIARTFQNIELFENATVLSNLLVGRHRHSTTQLWQEVLFLPSVRANEKVHRRRVEQVIEFLDLEPYRDKLISGLPYGVRKVIELARALCSEPKLILLDEPSSGLNVEETNDMSFWIRDMKSELGVTVLMVEHDMSLVNRVSDRVIALNYGRVLAMGSPAEVQQHPDVVAAYLGA, from the coding sequence ATGAGCTATTTCCGCGCCGAGAACCTGTCGCTGCATTTCGGCGGTCTCAAGGCGGTCGACGCGGTGTCGTTCGCGGTCGAGCGGGGCGAGATCCTCTCGATCATCGGTCCCAACGGCGCCGGCAAGAGCTCGATCTTCAACTTGATCTCGCGGATCTACCGGCCGACCTCGGGTCGTATCTTCTTCGAGGACCAGGACATCACGGAGCAGCCGCCCTACGACATCGCAAGGCTCGGCATCGCCCGCACCTTCCAGAACATCGAGCTGTTCGAGAATGCCACCGTGCTGTCGAACCTCCTGGTCGGCCGCCACCGGCATTCGACCACGCAGCTCTGGCAGGAGGTGCTGTTCCTGCCGAGCGTGCGCGCCAACGAGAAGGTACACCGCCGCCGCGTCGAGCAGGTGATCGAGTTCCTCGATCTCGAACCCTACCGCGACAAGCTGATCTCGGGCCTTCCCTACGGCGTTCGCAAGGTGATCGAGCTCGCGCGCGCGCTGTGCTCGGAGCCTAAACTGATCCTGCTCGACGAGCCGTCCTCCGGCCTCAATGTCGAGGAGACCAACGACATGTCGTTCTGGATCCGCGACATGAAGAGCGAGCTCGGCGTCACCGTGCTGATGGTCGAGCATGACATGTCGCTGGTGAACCGCGTCTCCGATCGCGTCATTGCGCTGAACTACGGCCGGGTGCTGGCGATGGGCTCGCCCGCCGAGGTCCAGCAGCACCCCGACGTCGTCGCCGCGTATCTGGGAGCCTGA
- a CDS encoding ABC transporter ATP-binding protein has translation MDAAVTPDIILKLSNIESYYGPIMAIRGISLEVPRGRIVTLLGANGAGKTTVLKTISGILDPQKGSIEFMGKPIQRMEADRIVRLGLSHVPEGREVFPFLSVRENLMMGAYPRKDRDGVAEDLERVYGYFPRLRERINQPAGQLSGGEQQMLAIGRALMNRPTLLLLDEPSLGLSPLLVKEIFTIIRRVNEEQGMSILLVEQNAKVALETAHYGYVLEIGRVVMNDACDRLMHSQDIQEFYLGAREEGARGERRWKKKKTWR, from the coding sequence ATGGACGCCGCCGTGACGCCGGACATCATCCTGAAACTCTCCAACATCGAGAGCTATTACGGGCCGATCATGGCGATCCGCGGCATTTCGCTGGAGGTGCCGCGCGGCCGCATCGTCACGCTGCTCGGCGCCAACGGGGCCGGCAAGACCACGGTGCTGAAGACCATCTCCGGCATTCTCGATCCGCAGAAGGGCTCGATCGAGTTCATGGGCAAGCCGATCCAGCGCATGGAGGCGGACCGCATCGTGCGCCTCGGCCTCAGCCATGTGCCCGAGGGACGCGAGGTGTTTCCGTTCCTCTCGGTGCGGGAGAACCTGATGATGGGGGCCTACCCGCGCAAGGACCGTGACGGCGTCGCGGAGGATCTGGAGCGCGTCTACGGCTATTTCCCGCGGCTGCGGGAGCGCATCAACCAACCGGCCGGCCAGCTCTCCGGCGGTGAGCAGCAGATGCTCGCGATCGGCCGCGCGCTGATGAACCGGCCGACGCTGCTGCTGCTCGACGAACCCTCGCTCGGCCTGTCGCCGCTGCTGGTGAAGGAGATCTTCACGATCATCCGCCGCGTCAACGAGGAGCAGGGCATGTCGATCCTGCTGGTCGAGCAGAATGCCAAGGTGGCGCTGGAGACGGCGCATTACGGCTATGTGCTCGAGATCGGACGCGTCGTGATGAACGACGCCTGCGACCGCTTGATGCATTCCCAGGACATCCAGGAATTCTACCTTGGCGCCAGGGAAGAGGGCGCGCGCGGCGAGCGGCGCTGGAAAAAGAAGAAGACGTGGCGCTAG
- a CDS encoding AMP-dependent synthetase/ligase — translation MARRAVLTVADTIAKSFLRAAETRGDRPAIREKKFGIWQPTSWREWLETSKEIAYALHATGFKPGEVASIVANAVPEWVHADMGILCAGGVSSGIYPTDASSQVEYLVNDSRTTIIFAEDEEQLDKILACRARCPSLHKIIVFDMEGLSGFSDDMVMSLDEFRALGRNHMVGREALWQEMIDSRGAEDLAILVYTSGTTGPPKGAMHANRSVTHQMRHANDFIPAQEDEDRLIFLPLCHVAERIGGYYISVALGSVMNFAESPETVPDNLREVQPTIFLAVPRIWEKFYSAITIALRDATPLQQWVYRRAIAIGYRMVDCRIEGRAPPLSLRIANGIAYRIAFRNIRRMIGLDRCRIAFTGAAPIAPELIRWYLALGIDVHEVYGQTENCGVATMMPAERIKLGSVGTAVPWGEVALSPDGEILIKGDFLFMGYLNQPEKTAETIDHRGWLHTGDVGTIDNEGFVRITDRMKDIIITSGGKNITPSEIENQLKFSPYISDAVVIGDQRPYLTCLVMIDQENVEKYAQDHDIPFTNYASLCRATEIQHLIWREIEGVNGNFARVETIKRFYLIERQLTPEDEELTPTMKLKRGFVNKRYAAEIDAMYRERAVA, via the coding sequence ATGGCCCGACGGGCGGTGCTGACGGTCGCTGATACGATCGCGAAGAGCTTTCTGCGCGCCGCGGAGACGCGGGGCGACAGGCCGGCCATTCGCGAAAAGAAATTCGGAATCTGGCAGCCGACGAGCTGGCGCGAATGGCTGGAGACCTCGAAGGAGATCGCCTACGCACTTCATGCGACAGGCTTCAAGCCCGGCGAGGTCGCCTCCATCGTTGCCAACGCCGTGCCGGAATGGGTTCATGCCGATATGGGCATCTTGTGTGCCGGCGGCGTCTCCTCCGGAATCTATCCGACCGATGCATCGTCCCAGGTCGAATATCTCGTCAACGATTCCCGGACGACGATAATCTTCGCCGAGGACGAGGAGCAGCTCGACAAGATCCTCGCCTGCCGCGCGCGTTGTCCTTCCTTGCACAAGATCATCGTGTTCGACATGGAGGGTCTCAGCGGCTTCTCCGACGACATGGTGATGTCGCTCGACGAGTTTCGCGCGCTCGGCCGCAATCACATGGTCGGCCGCGAAGCACTGTGGCAGGAGATGATCGACAGCCGCGGCGCAGAAGACCTTGCCATTCTCGTCTACACTTCGGGCACGACAGGCCCGCCCAAGGGCGCGATGCACGCCAACCGCAGCGTCACGCACCAGATGCGCCATGCCAACGACTTCATCCCGGCGCAGGAGGACGAAGACCGGCTGATCTTCCTGCCACTCTGCCACGTCGCCGAACGCATCGGCGGTTATTACATCTCGGTCGCGCTCGGCTCGGTGATGAACTTCGCCGAGAGCCCGGAGACCGTGCCGGACAATCTGCGCGAGGTGCAGCCGACCATCTTCCTCGCAGTGCCGCGCATCTGGGAAAAATTCTACTCCGCCATCACCATCGCGCTGCGGGACGCAACGCCGCTCCAGCAATGGGTCTACCGCCGCGCCATCGCGATCGGCTACCGCATGGTCGATTGCCGGATCGAGGGCAGGGCACCGCCGCTGTCGCTGCGCATCGCTAATGGCATCGCCTACCGGATCGCCTTCCGCAACATCCGCCGCATGATCGGGCTCGACCGCTGCCGCATCGCCTTCACCGGCGCGGCGCCGATCGCACCGGAGCTGATCCGCTGGTATCTCGCGCTTGGCATCGATGTCCACGAAGTCTACGGCCAGACCGAGAATTGCGGCGTCGCGACCATGATGCCTGCGGAGCGGATCAAGCTCGGCTCGGTCGGCACCGCTGTGCCGTGGGGCGAGGTCGCGCTGTCGCCCGATGGGGAGATCCTGATCAAGGGCGACTTCCTGTTCATGGGCTATCTGAACCAGCCGGAGAAGACCGCCGAAACCATCGACCATCGCGGCTGGCTGCACACCGGCGACGTCGGCACCATCGACAACGAGGGCTTCGTCCGCATCACCGACCGGATGAAGGACATCATCATCACCTCCGGTGGCAAGAATATCACCCCGTCCGAGATCGAGAACCAGTTGAAGTTCTCGCCCTACATTTCGGACGCCGTGGTGATCGGCGACCAGCGGCCCTATCTGACCTGCCTCGTGATGATCGACCAGGAGAACGTCGAGAAGTACGCCCAGGACCACGACATCCCCTTCACCAATTACGCCAGCCTGTGCCGGGCAACCGAGATCCAGCACCTGATCTGGCGCGAGATCGAAGGCGTCAACGGCAATTTCGCCCGCGTCGAGACCATCAAGCGGTTCTACCTGATCGAGCGGCAGCTCACTCCGGAGGACGAGGAACTGACGCCGACCATGAAGCTGAAGCGCGGTTTCGTGAACAAGCGCTACGCCGCCGAGATCGACGCGATGTATCGCGAGCGCGCGGTGGCGTGA
- a CDS encoding ABC transporter substrate-binding protein, which translates to MSRSFNAFGLAIGAVALSCLPATAQTKVTNEGISATEIVIGTHQDLSGPIKGWGVPVSNGMKMAVEEINAAGGVQGRKIRLVVEDSGYDPKKAVLASQKLIERDKIFAMVGPMGSPTVLAAQDILLDAGVLQLFPLTAAEFTFKFDPAKPQERLKFNNLLPYVESTRAALKYMMEWKNFKKPCIMHQDDEYGKNVLDGFNQQLGAMKVQPASVTSYKRGASDFSAQVAKMKSDGCDLVVLGAVLREPIGAMTEARKLGWDVTFLGATPTNVMEVPMLGKEAVEGLYAASGFEIPYEDTAKGKVKDWLVNYKKMFGTDANTQAIIGYNAVMTFAFYADKAGKDLTGQKMLDSLESGDKFLDIFNSPPTKFSNTDHLANTITQVQQVKGGRWVLVKDNLMF; encoded by the coding sequence ATGTCGAGATCGTTCAACGCGTTCGGCCTTGCTATCGGCGCCGTGGCGCTCAGCTGTCTGCCGGCCACAGCGCAAACCAAGGTCACCAATGAGGGCATCTCGGCCACCGAGATCGTCATCGGCACCCATCAGGACCTGTCGGGTCCGATCAAGGGCTGGGGCGTGCCGGTGTCGAACGGCATGAAGATGGCGGTCGAGGAGATCAACGCCGCCGGCGGCGTCCAGGGGCGCAAGATCAGGCTGGTGGTCGAGGACAGCGGCTATGATCCGAAAAAGGCCGTGCTGGCGTCGCAGAAGCTGATCGAGCGCGACAAGATCTTCGCGATGGTGGGACCGATGGGCTCCCCGACCGTGCTCGCCGCGCAGGATATCCTGCTCGATGCCGGCGTGCTTCAGCTCTTCCCGCTGACCGCGGCCGAATTCACCTTCAAGTTCGATCCCGCCAAGCCGCAGGAGCGGCTGAAGTTCAACAATCTGCTGCCTTACGTCGAGAGCACGCGGGCCGCGCTGAAATACATGATGGAGTGGAAGAACTTCAAGAAGCCGTGCATCATGCATCAGGACGACGAGTACGGCAAAAACGTGCTCGACGGCTTCAACCAGCAGCTCGGCGCCATGAAGGTGCAGCCGGCCTCGGTCACGAGCTACAAGCGCGGTGCCTCAGATTTCAGCGCACAGGTCGCCAAGATGAAGTCCGACGGCTGCGATCTCGTGGTGCTCGGCGCCGTGCTTCGCGAACCCATCGGCGCGATGACGGAAGCCAGGAAGCTCGGCTGGGACGTCACCTTCCTCGGCGCGACGCCGACCAACGTGATGGAGGTGCCGATGCTCGGCAAGGAAGCCGTCGAGGGCCTCTACGCGGCGTCCGGATTCGAGATTCCCTATGAGGACACCGCCAAGGGCAAGGTGAAGGACTGGCTGGTCAACTACAAGAAGATGTTCGGTACCGACGCCAACACGCAGGCCATCATCGGCTACAACGCGGTGATGACGTTTGCGTTCTACGCGGACAAGGCGGGCAAGGATCTGACGGGGCAGAAGATGCTCGATTCACTCGAGTCGGGCGACAAATTCCTCGACATCTTCAACTCGCCGCCGACCAAGTTCTCCAATACCGACCACCTCGCCAACACCATCACCCAGGTGCAGCAGGTCAAAGGCGGCCGCTGGGTGCTGGTGAAGGACAATCTGATGTTTTGA